The Streptomyces capitiformicae genome contains the following window.
CGCGACGACGATCGCGCCCACGCTGAACGCGGTCCGGGAGGGCGGGCACGCGAGGGCCAGTTCGCAGGCCAGCGCCAGCCAGTGCCGGTCGGCGGGGGAGACGGCCGGGCCGGTGCCGGGGAGAGTGGGGACGTACCGGATGAGGACGACGTCGCCGACCGGCCGGGTCTCCAGCACACGGAGGCGGTTCCTCGGCCCTCCGGGATACGCGCCCGTCCCGAACATCCGCGGCGCGTCCGTCTCGCCCACGAGAACGGGCGCCACGGCCAACTGGAGCTCGTCCGCGAGCCCCTGCTGGAGGAGCTGGGTGTGCACGCGTCCACCGCCCTCGACCATCAGGCGCCGGATGCCGCGTACGGCACCGAGGTGGGCGAGGATCGCCGGCCAGTCCAGCTCTGTCCCGAGGGGGACGACGTCGGCGGCGATCCCGGCCCCGCGGAGCCGTTCCGCGCCCTTGTCCGTCGTGTACACGACCTTCTCGCCGCCGGTGTGCCAGAACTGGGCCGCCGGGTCGAGGTCGCCGGACGCGCTGACCGCGACCTTGAGGGGGTACTCGGGGAGGCCGGCGGCGATCCGGGTCGCGCGCCGCTCGGGGGAGTTGACCAGCAGCCGGGGGTTGTCGGTGCGCAGGGTGCCCGCGCCGATCAGGATGGCGTCGCTGGCCGCGCGCACCTCGTCGACCCGGTCGAAGTCGGCCGGGCCGGAGAGCAGCAGCCGTTCGGGCCCGGTGTCGTCCAGGTAGCCGTCGAGGGAGACGGCGGCGGACAACAGGACGTAGGGCAGGGACATGGACGCGCTCCATACTCCATGGCTGAGGGCCGGGGGCTTGTGTGGGAAGGGCGGGCTTGGTTCAAGTTTTAAACACTAACTACACTCTACGTATGACGACCCGCTGGCTCACCCCCGACGAGCAGCGAGCCTGGCGTGCCTACGTCGCCGCGAGCTCGCTCCTGGAGGACGCGCTCGACCGGCAGCTCCAGCAGGAGGCCGGTATGCCGCACCTCTACTACTCCATGCTGGCCGCCCTCTCCGAGGCGCCGGACCGGAGGATGCGGATGACCGACCTCGCCGAGCGCCTGAAGATCACGCGCAGCCGGCTGACGTATGTCGCGACCCGGCTGGAGAAGGACGGTGTGCTGCGGCGCGAGAACTGCCAGTGGGACAAGCGCGGCAGCATCGCCGTACTGACCGACGAGGGCATGGCCCTGCTGGAACGTACGGCGCCGGGTCACGTCGAAACGGTCCGCAAGGCGGTCTTCGACCACCTCACCCCGGAACAGATCGGGCAGCTGGAGGAGATCAGCATGGGCATCGCGGCGGCGATCCAGGGCGAGGGCGGCTCCCGCCCCGCGGCCCCCGACGACCTGCCGTGGCGCCGCCGCTCGTGCGGGTCGAGCCTGCCGGAACAGTGATCGTCATCACGCCCCCTTCCCTTCCCTTCCCTTGCCTTCCCTTCCCGACCGATTCCCGCCGTCATTCCGACTGATTCGGCCGTCATTCCCGGACTCCCGGGAATGCGACCCATCCCAAAACGGGTTGCTTGAAATTTGAAGCAGGGGTTAGAGTCCTGCCGAGGTCGTGCTTCAAATCTGAAGCACTGACTGGCCACGCCACCCGCACCAGGACCGGAGACCCGCATGCCCGAATTCCCCGCTGCCACCCCGCGTGCCCGCGTCCGGGTACCGCTGCGTTTCCACGACGGCTACAGCGTCGACGCCGAACTGGTCACCTTCCATGGCCTCGTCGACGGCCAGGAGCACCTGGCGATCGTCCTCGGCGACCCGGCACCCGGCACGCCCCCGCTGGTCCGACTGCACTCGGAGTGCCTGACCGGCGACGTCCTCGGCTCGGCCCGCTGCGACTGCGGCCCGCAGCTGCGCGAGGCGGTGGAGCGGATCGCCGATCGCGGCGGGGTCCTCCTTTACCTCCGCCAGGAGGGCCGCGGCATCGGCCTCTACAACAAGCTCGACGCGTACGCCCTCCAGGACCAGGGCCTCGACACCTACGAGGCGAACGCGGCGCTCGGGCTGCCCGAGGACGCGCGCGACTACACGGCGGCGGCCCAGATGCTGGACGCCCTCGGTATCGCCGAACTGGACCTGCTCTCCAACAACCCCGACAAGGCCCAGCAACTCCGTGACCTCGGCGTCGGCGTCCAGCAGCGTGTCCCCACCGGCGTCTTCACCACCGCCCACAACGTCCGCTACCTCCGCGCCAAGGTCCTCCAGACCCAGCACACCCTCCTGCTGCCGGAACTGACGGCGGGCTGATTTCATCTGGTCCACTCGGCCCCGGTCGACTGGCCGCCCGCCCGCGCGCCCGTAAACCATGGACCTGTGGGGCAGTCGGAAGGTGTCCAGGGCAGGCACGGCGTACAGGGTGCAGCGGGTGTGAAGGGGCCGGGCAGCCGGCGCTTCTTCTACGCCCGCGCCCTCCTTCGCGCCCTCCCGGCTCTCCTCGTCCTCACGGGCCTCTTCTACGACCGCTTCACCCCACGCGAGTTCACGGCGGTCCCCTTCTTCACCGCCGCCCCCCTCGTGGCCGCCCCGCTGCTCTCGCTCACGGGCACGGTGGTCGCGGGTGTCGCCTCCCTCGCCGGCATCGTCGTCGTCCACCTCCGCTACGGCGACGCGGGTCATGTGGACGCGATCACCGAGATCGCCACGGTGGCCACGGTCGCCGTACTGGCCGTGGTCATCAACAGACTCGTCCACCGCAGCAGCGCCCGCCTCGCCACCGCCCGGGAGATCGCCGAGGCCGCGCAGCGGGCCGTACTGCCGGAGCCGCAGGAGCGGATCGGCGGCTTGGAGATCGCCGCGCGGTACGAGGCGGCGCAGGCCGGGGCGTCGATCGGGGGCGATCTGTACGCCGTACAGGACTCGCCCCACGGCATACGGCTGATCGTGGCCGACGTACGCGGCAAGGGGCTCGGCGCGGTGTCGGCCGTCGCGGTGCTGATCGGCGCGTTCCGGGAGGCGGCCGAACAGGAGTCCACGCTCGAAGCGGTCGCCCAGCGACTGGAACGGGCCCTCACCAGGGAGACCACGCGACGGGAGGCGACCCGCCGGAGCAGGATCGAGGCGATCGAGGCGATCGAGACCTATGAGGCGATCGAGATGTACGAGGGGTTCGCCACAGCCGTACTCGCGGAGTTCCCGCATGGCGCCGGACTCGCCCGCATCGTCAACCGAGGGCATCCGTCCCCCCTGCTGCTGTACGCCGACGGCACCCTGCGCATGCTGGACGCCCCCACCCCCGCACTCCCGCTCGGCATGGGAGAGCTGGGCGCCTGGCCGGACCGAGCCGAGGAGGCCGAGTTCCCCACCGGCGCGACGCTGCTCTTCTACACCGACGGCCTCTCCGAGGCCCGGGACGCGCACGGCGTCTTCTACGAGCCGGCCGAACGCCTCTCCGGGCGCACCTTCCCCGGCCCGCGCGCCGTGTTGACGACCCTCGCGGAGGAGGTACGCGCCCACACCGGCGGCGGCGCGACGGACGACATGGCACTGCTGGCGGTACGCCGCCCGTGACCCTGATGGGCCGACGGCGTCCTCATCTCCTCCACGTCCTTCACGATTCTCCTCACCCAGCGTGTTCACCCGACCCCCTCCGCATAACAACTGACGCTCAGTCAGAACCTTTGTGACGGCTGGGGCAAGGTCAACTCGCCCGTTTTCCGCCCCTCATGACCCGAAAGTCCAGCGCAAAAGCCGGAACGATCATTCGGAACCGCTTGGAATGCGGCCCTCGCGTCTATTAACGTTCGATAACGCAGCGCGGTCGTCCCAGCCGTCACAAGAGGCGGCTCCGTGCTCACGCGCCGAATCCCGTACCTGTACGGGAACCGGGGAACCACCACCCTGGGGTGAATCGCGCGGAAGCCGTCGTGGCAGCACGACAGGTTTACGCGCGTAGGAGACCTTCCTGCTCCGAACCCGTCAGCTAACCCGGTAGGCGAGAAGGAAGGAAAGGAGTACGCCCACGTGGCGTCCAACCGGTCCGCGACCGAAGCCCCGTTCGTGCCGAGCCAACGCAGCGGCGAGACGTTCGCCTACGGCAGCTACAACGCCGAGAACGAGGGCCCCTTCCAGGAGTGGAACCCCACCGAGGAGTCCATTCGTCCCGTTCGCGGCCGGCACCGCGTCGCCAAGCAGCGCCAGCGCGGCGGACTCGCCCGCAGCTCCACGGTTCTCGGCGTCGGTGTCATAGCCGCCGTCGGCGGCGCCGGCATGGCCAGCGCGCAGACCGGCAAGCCCCCGGTGTCCATCTCGTTGCCGGACATGCCGAACGTCGGCTCGGTCTTCGAGGACGAGGCCGACGAGCCGGAGCCCCAGGCCTCCACCTCCCCGCTCAGCAGCGCCGGCCTGATCGCCGCCGACACCGAGCAGGGCACCTCGGACGCCGGCGAGGCACTGCGCGCCCGGATCATGCAGCAGGCCGAGTCGCAGCAGGAGGCGTTCGACAAGGCCGCCGCCGAGGCCGTGCAGACCGCCGCCGCGAAGAAGGCCGCCGAGCAGGCCGCCCAGGAGAAGAAGGAAGCCGAGGCCAGGGAAGCCGCCGAGCGGAAGGAGGCGGAGGAGGCGGCCGCGAAGAAGGCGGAAGAGGAGCGCCTCGCCGCCCTCGCGAAGCAGTACGCGCTTCCGACCTCCTCGTACACCCTCACCTCCTACTTCGGCCAGTCCGGCCCCTACTGGTCCTCCGGGTACCACACCGGCCTCGACTTCGCCGCTCCCACCGGCACCCTGATCAAGGCCGTCCACAGCGGCACGATCACGCAGGCGGGCTGGGACGGCTCGTACGGCTACAAGACCGTCCTCACCCTCGATGACGGCACCGAGATCTGGTACGCCCACCAGTCCTCCATCGGCGTGAGCGTCGGCCAGAAGGTCGCCACCGGCGACGTCATCGGCCGCGTCGGCGCCACCGGCAACGTCACCGGCGCCCACCTCCACATGGAGGTCCACCCCGACGGCTCCGCCACGGGCATCGACCCGGCGGCATGGCTGCGCAGCAAGGGCCTGAGCCTCTGACCCGGCAGACCCGGCAGGGGTAATTGGCAGCTCGGTCCCGGTGACATGCCGCGCCGGCGGCGTGACCGTGGGACTGAGCTGCCAATCGCGCGATCCCGGAATGCGGGCGTCCGGCCCGGCGGTTGACGAGAAGCATGACTTCTCTTCGCAAGCTGGGTACGTCCGACCTCGAGGTCTTCCCGCTCGCCCTCGGCGGCAACGTCTTCGGCTGGACGGCAGACGAGAAAGACTCCTTCGCCGTCCTGGACGCCTACACGGCCGCAGGCGGCAACTTCATCGACACCGCCGACTCCTACTCGGCGTGGGTCGAGGGCAACGAGGGCGGGGAGTCCGAGACGATCATCGGCAAGTGGCTGGCCGCCCGCGGCAACCGCGCCGACGTGGTGATCGCGACCAAGGTGAGCCAGCACCCGCGGTATCGGGGCCTGACCGCCGCCAACATCAAGGCCGCAGCCGACGCCTCCCTCACCCGCCTCGGCACCGACTACATCGACCTCTACTACACGCACTTCGACCAGCCCGAGGTCCCCGTCGAGGAGATCATCACCGCCCTCGACGACCTCGTGAAGGCCGGTAAGGTCCGCGCGACAGCCGCCTCCAACATCACCCCCGAGCGCCTCAAGGCCTCCCTGGACTTCTCGGCCACCGAGGGCCTCGCCCGCTACGTCGCCCTCCAGCCCCACTACAACCTGGTCTCCCGCGACACGTACGAGGGCCC
Protein-coding sequences here:
- a CDS encoding dihydrofolate reductase family protein; protein product: MSLPYVLLSAAVSLDGYLDDTGPERLLLSGPADFDRVDEVRAASDAILIGAGTLRTDNPRLLVNSPERRATRIAAGLPEYPLKVAVSASGDLDPAAQFWHTGGEKVVYTTDKGAERLRGAGIAADVVPLGTELDWPAILAHLGAVRGIRRLMVEGGGRVHTQLLQQGLADELQLAVAPVLVGETDAPRMFGTGAYPGGPRNRLRVLETRPVGDVVLIRYVPTLPGTGPAVSPADRHWLALACELALACPPSRTAFSVGAIVVAADGTELARGHSREDGDPVVHAEEAALAKLDPADPRLASATVYSTLEPCARRASRPDPCARLLLDAGVRRVVTAWREPDTFVENAAAGNAMLAAEGVDVVVLPEYEGLAKAPNGHLLP
- a CDS encoding MarR family winged helix-turn-helix transcriptional regulator — its product is MTTRWLTPDEQRAWRAYVAASSLLEDALDRQLQQEAGMPHLYYSMLAALSEAPDRRMRMTDLAERLKITRSRLTYVATRLEKDGVLRRENCQWDKRGSIAVLTDEGMALLERTAPGHVETVRKAVFDHLTPEQIGQLEEISMGIAAAIQGEGGSRPAAPDDLPWRRRSCGSSLPEQ
- a CDS encoding GTP cyclohydrolase II, with the protein product MPEFPAATPRARVRVPLRFHDGYSVDAELVTFHGLVDGQEHLAIVLGDPAPGTPPLVRLHSECLTGDVLGSARCDCGPQLREAVERIADRGGVLLYLRQEGRGIGLYNKLDAYALQDQGLDTYEANAALGLPEDARDYTAAAQMLDALGIAELDLLSNNPDKAQQLRDLGVGVQQRVPTGVFTTAHNVRYLRAKVLQTQHTLLLPELTAG
- a CDS encoding PP2C family protein-serine/threonine phosphatase encodes the protein MKGPGSRRFFYARALLRALPALLVLTGLFYDRFTPREFTAVPFFTAAPLVAAPLLSLTGTVVAGVASLAGIVVVHLRYGDAGHVDAITEIATVATVAVLAVVINRLVHRSSARLATAREIAEAAQRAVLPEPQERIGGLEIAARYEAAQAGASIGGDLYAVQDSPHGIRLIVADVRGKGLGAVSAVAVLIGAFREAAEQESTLEAVAQRLERALTRETTRREATRRSRIEAIEAIETYEAIEMYEGFATAVLAEFPHGAGLARIVNRGHPSPLLLYADGTLRMLDAPTPALPLGMGELGAWPDRAEEAEFPTGATLLFYTDGLSEARDAHGVFYEPAERLSGRTFPGPRAVLTTLAEEVRAHTGGGATDDMALLAVRRP
- a CDS encoding M23 family metallopeptidase — protein: MASNRSATEAPFVPSQRSGETFAYGSYNAENEGPFQEWNPTEESIRPVRGRHRVAKQRQRGGLARSSTVLGVGVIAAVGGAGMASAQTGKPPVSISLPDMPNVGSVFEDEADEPEPQASTSPLSSAGLIAADTEQGTSDAGEALRARIMQQAESQQEAFDKAAAEAVQTAAAKKAAEQAAQEKKEAEAREAAERKEAEEAAAKKAEEERLAALAKQYALPTSSYTLTSYFGQSGPYWSSGYHTGLDFAAPTGTLIKAVHSGTITQAGWDGSYGYKTVLTLDDGTEIWYAHQSSIGVSVGQKVATGDVIGRVGATGNVTGAHLHMEVHPDGSATGIDPAAWLRSKGLSL
- a CDS encoding aldo/keto reductase — its product is MTSLRKLGTSDLEVFPLALGGNVFGWTADEKDSFAVLDAYTAAGGNFIDTADSYSAWVEGNEGGESETIIGKWLAARGNRADVVIATKVSQHPRYRGLTAANIKAAADASLTRLGTDYIDLYYTHFDQPEVPVEEIITALDDLVKAGKVRATAASNITPERLKASLDFSATEGLARYVALQPHYNLVSRDTYEGPLQTLAADYGLAAVPYYALAKGFLTGKYRPGTTIDSPRAAGAGAYLETPRGTRVLTALDNIAKSRNTDPATVALAWLLTQPTITAPIASARTADQLPPLLAVADLTLTPEDVTHLTEASA